CTGCATTCCCACAGCCCGTCACAGCCAGACGTAGCTCTACACGCCCGCCCCGCCTCCAGCAGCGTGGCAGGTACGGTaccccgcccctgccccgccccgccccctctgcccCGCCTCCAGCAGTATAGCAGGTACGgtaccccgccccccaccccgcctccaGCTGTGTGGCAGGTACAgtaccccgccccccaccccatgccCCCCGCCTCGCCTCCAGCAGTGTGGCGGGTACAgtaccagccccccccccccccaacactgtgGCAGGTACGGTACCCTGCCCCCGCCTGGTGGTGCATGCGCGCTGTGGCGGTAGCATTGTAAGATGAGAAATCTGCTAGGATTCCTCCACAGCTGAGGCCCCGAATGCATTGTTATGCCACATGCACCCTTTTTCCACACCACACCAATAATgcacaaaatatgcatttttccccctccctcaggGAATGATTAAGCCTGACTCATTTCTCACCCTTCATTTTGACTTGAGTAACCTTTACACCAAgatttgcctgtttttttaaatgcagtaccATTCTCTTGCAGAATGGTGGAATCTTCTAAACCATCCTTTTGCCACAACATTGTTTGCCCTCTGTGTGATTGCATAGCTGGGTGCAAATTCTGTATTGATAAGAcagaactttattgatcccacagcggggaaattcacttgtcacagcagcattaagacGGAGGTAGAAAGGCAAAAGTGTCATGTCCATCAGTCATGTGCCACCTGGGTATAAGTCATTAGCCTGTCAGACCGACCCATAAATTCTTTGTGCGATCCTTGTGTGAGGAAACACGGTATGACACTTGCAGCTATCGTGCATGAATTATTGCTGGCAAACTGTGTATTGGGAGAGCCATAGCTTAGTATTTTGCTGCTGGATGGGAAttggacattgtttttttctgcaaatgcaTGAGCCCTCCCTGTAGAAGTGTCTGTCTCCAGTGCTCTGTGTGGTCCTGTCTGTTGATTACCTTTGAGTGGCAGTGTATCACATAAACCCGATCTTCTGCACATCCCTAACAGGCCATATTCTTGGCGATGTGAACACGAATCTGGATGATAAGACAGGTGTGAAAACTAAAGGATTGTGGGAAGACTGGCGTTTGCGTCAAATCATAGACCACCCATCCAGAGCCAATCATCTCTCAGGTATGTGAATGTAGCGCTCGCTGTTCATAGCATCCGTGTCGACACTTCATGTTTTACAGGACTCTTACCTGGGCTCTTGATTGATTTAGCTTGATTGAGCCATTAATGCGTTAGTTTCCAAATGTAAAAGTACTGTGCATACCATTTAAACATGCTGTCCTTACTTTCAGCTGTTATGAAATCCAGCTAAGCTTAGCAGCACCAGGATGTTATGAAAATGCCTCTGTAAGGAATACTGAATACACAATATGTACTACTGGGGGTGCAATGGAAATGGCTGTATTGCAAGAAATACTGCATTTCTCACATGATTGTGCAGACTGTGTTTGTAGGCAGGACCTGTAGGTACACCTGTGGTGTGCTGGGTGTAGAAAGCCTGCCAAGTCTTTGCTTGTGTGCCCAACAGGTCTGGCGCTGTCGTCGCGCACCGGCAACCACAACACCTCAGAGGccatcacccccaccacccccacctccagcagccAGAACCGGCTGGGGGGCGCCCCCTCTCCCAACGTCATCTCAGGATTGGCCAGCGGCCCGGGCATGGATCCAATCAAGAGCGGGGGCCTGGCGGGGCTGCTGGGGCCGCCCCCGAAGATGGAACGCGGGCGTAAAAAGATCAAGGCGGAGAACCCCTCTGGCCCCCTGCTGGTGGTGCCCTACCCTATCCTGGCCTCGGGCACTGACCAGTCCACCGTCACCATCGCTGCCAAAGAGGGAAAAACCTACAGGTTGGAAAAAGATGCAGGGtgcaaaatgcaacatttatttataacatttatttattactatttataacatttatttattggcaTTGTCTTTATTtgcagtagtagtattagtaacACCAgtaactgtcaaaataaaagaaaaatatgaggAAATGGGGGATACAAAGTATATTAAAAACAGGTGCTTCCACACAGTGTGGTTCCTgagttaattaaaaatattaaaatcccACTGAGCTTAGCATCGTGAATAAATTGTTGGGGCGTGTGTGTCCTGTTATGGTGTGGGGTGCGTTCTTCTGGATGGTTTAGGTCCAGTCAACCGCTCAGAGGCGGAACACCAATAAATACATGATAATCTGAGTATAAATATCTGAGTGAACACCTTCATTCTATGGACCAGATCTCCCACCAgatctcattacattacattacatcagttcatttagcagacactcttacccagagcgagttccaaataagtgcatcactatgctaagagtagttatcgcgaagcattacaagaggtcagtaagatacaaagttaagtgctaagaTAGTGTAGAGtgcatgttttgtgaaaatagcAATCTCAAAAATTGGGTTGGAAACTGTTGGTAGATGTCCTAAATACCAAAACGAGTTTTATTCCAATGAAGAAGCAGATCTGATGTTGATAGAAAagtcaggaaggtttatttgcacagccaaCCATGGGAAcaacagcatggagcagaagttcaacaggtataggaTATAGCTCTTTTTTATACAATTATAgtaggtacatttacatatgactTACAATGACCAaaggggtgctgtttttgattggttctgtggagctgtgcattgCTAAACggctccctctctaattgggtctctcctgaacctcgttacctaattggctccgtagggttcaaacttcggaagtgaggtccatatatggtcatggggaaccCCGCGTTCCTCAGACTGTTATCATCAAGAGGTGCCTTTTGGCTCCGGTCGAATGTAGTGGCATTcctttgtattctaatacatCGCTTGTCTCTGGATCAAACGCCGTGCCGCtccacagaactgtctcctaacagaaACGTATGGCAGATTCTGGAGTGGCACCTGAAACAGCGTtcaacaaaacatgaaatgatgGAATTCCTCTTGTAAGAATGGTGTCGCATCCCTCCAACAGAGTTTCAGACACTTGTAGAATCGATGCCAAATTGTATTGAAGCTGTTCTGCCAGCACTACCCACCTTCCTCTGTTAAGAGAGGAAGGTGGGTAaaagcagacgcttttatccaaagcgacttacataggttacagttctttacaatgttatccatttatacagctggatatttactgaggcaattgtgggtgaagtaacttgcccaagggtacagcagcagtgtcccagcggggatcgaaccagcaacctttcggttacgagtcctgctccttaaccactatgctacactgccgccctcaCTTTATATTGGTTTTTCCTTGATTTTGGCAGTTACCTATAGTAGCCCTAATAGTGTTGTTATcattactgttgtttgtttgccttaACAGATGCCCCGCTACATGTCATCACACGTTCATACAGTTGTTTACATTGCTGcatatccatttacacagctgaatgtttactgaagcaagcCAGGTGGAGCACCTTACTCTAGGGTACAATGGTAGTGCGTCACCTGACAAGCACTTGCACAACCATGTGGTTACAAACTTAGTTTGTTTACTGTTGTGTCACTTTTCCACCCTGTTTTCTTAGTGAATGTTCCTGTGCCGTTGTGCAAGAATAATGTAGCTTGGCCAGTTTCAAACACGTCCTGTTCTGAGTGGAAGGCGTGATGACTAGAAGTGTTTTATTAGTTTGGAAAATTGAAGTATGTGAGGTAAGTGAGAAAGTGCTGTGCAGGTCtaaggtgtgtgtatgtgtgaatgtgtgcatgtgcacacacacacacgcgtgcactAAGTGTGACTAAGTTATGTGTAACATAAAGGTGTGAAGTATGcttgtgtaggtgtgtgtatacACTATTCAGGTGTAaagtgcgtgtgcatgtgtttgtgtgtgtaacacGCAGGTGTAAAGTCTGCCCGCTGACCTTCTTCACAAAGTCAGAGATGCAGATCCACTCCAAGTCCCACACAGAGGCCAAGCCACACAAGTGCCCCCACTGCTCCAAGTCCTTTGCCAACGCCTCCTACCTGGCGCAGCACCTGCGCATACACCTGGGGGTCAAGCCCTACCACTGCTCCTACTGCGAGAAGTCCTTCCGCCAGCTGTCTCATTTGCAGCAGCACACTAGGTAAGctgtacgcacacacgcacgcacacatgcacacacacatacacacatacacacacacacaaacgcgcacacacacacgcgcacacatacacacacacacacacacacacacactcatattcatatacatgcacaaacacaacatcacacattcacacacaaataactCCCTCTCCACATCATATTCTCACTTCCCTTGTTTAACATAATTTTGAAAACGAAAGAAATCGATTGATGCAACATGGTTTGCTGAACAGGCGTTTCACAGTGTTTCGAAGTGTTTCACAACTGTGATGAAGATGTAACCAAAGATGTAACCAAAACTGTTTCTGGCTTCTTCCCCCTGTCCCCCTTCCTCCAATGTATGACTACAGAATCCACACTGGTGACCGCCCTTATAAATGTGCTCACCCGGGGTGCGAAAAAGCCTTCACTCAGCTCTCCAACCTCCAGGTCAGTGTTGGGGAGGGGGCCAGGGGTGTTAATCATTCACTCAGTGCGACTGCTGCCTTTCCGCCTTTCAGAGCAGGCTTTTGACTAATCGCTCAGAAATTCTGTTTGTCACTGATTAGATAATGCCAAGTCAAATGTTCTCGTGGCCAAACTGTGCTGGTCAAACTAGAATGAAAACCTGCACAATGAAGCATGTGTGGGAGTCACAAGACATGCATGAATTCCATTTcactttgtgtgtatgtgtgtatgtgtgtgtgtgtgtgtgtgtgtgtgtgtgtgtgtgtgtgtgtgtggatgaccTGTCAGAGCAGTGGCTTTGTGCACTAAATGTGCTCATCTCCTCAGAGCTCTTAGTTTTGGTAATGATGCAATTAGTATTCAAGTTCATATGCAGTAGTGATTCTGTGAATTATGTCTGTGACCATACCTGTCAGAAAaggctatttaaaaaaaaaagaagaagaaaaaggttaggaaacacacattacaaaagCTGTGTTAAATTCAAAAACTATTTACCCACTCACTACATTTTTGTCAGCCTTTTCATAATGTGGGCAATGTTGTCCTGAAACTTCCTTGTTATCGTTACGGATTTGCTTGGTGGACAGGCTTATCCAGGACAGGTTGTATAGTTCataaatttacatatttcagatttattcaGCTGGACATGTACATGTACTGGAGCAGTTTGAGTTAAGTACTGCAAAAAATAGGTAATTGAGAAGACAGTCACTGACACTAGACACAGAATTACCAGacaaacataaatgaacaatgTAATGAACAAATGTACTTTTATCCTGTACTTGCAGTGCAGTTTGATGAGAAGTGTAAGCAGTTAGTGCTGATGAAGCAGTCACTGACCACCGCTGACTAGACATTCTGTCTCTTGCGtactttttatttcagtgttttaaaggGAGGAAGTTCCGTCACAGGTCTGTGAGTGTACATAAAGGGAACACCGCTGAACCAAGCTTGTGGAAAATGTGTGGATTCACTTTGTGTGCCTTGTTGTTAttccccaccaacccccccccccccccctccaaccccagTCTCATCAAAGGCAGCACAACAAAGACAAGCCGTATAAGTGTTCCAACTGCTACCGCGCGTACGCCGACTCGGCCTCCCTGCAGATCCACCTGTCCGCACACGCCATCAAAAACGCCAAAGCCTACTGCTGCAGCATGTGCGGCAGAGCGTACACCTCGGTGAGTACCGGCCCTCGGTGGCACTGTGTCTCCCACGCCGGTTGTGCCCCGCGGATGTGCCTGATATTCTGTGTTTCCCGTGTCGGCCTCTCCTCCATTCCGTTTTACCTTCTCACCCAGCGTTTGACCTCTTTTCCGCAAAAGTGTATGCTTGATGCACTAAATTCAGAGATCGGAATGAAAGTGTACAGGTCAGTCCCTGCTGGGTGTTTAGTTTTAATTCCCGTTGCTTTCTCATGCTGTTCTGTTATGAAATAGCAAATCGCTGCTTTGAAGCTTTGGGGATGTAACTGAAATAAGTCTCACTCTGAGACCTACAAGCACTTGCACAGCCATCTGGTTACAAACTTAGCTCCTTTACTGTTGTCAGGTGTACTACACCCTCATTTCAGGTAAATTCTGTTTTCTTAGTGAATGTTCCTGTGCCGTTGTGCAAGCACAGTCTAGCTTGGCCAGTTTCAAacacttcctgttctctgaGTGGAAGATCCATAATGCAAGACATTACAAGAAGTCAGTCTTCCTGAAGCGGTTATAACAGGCGTGATGACTAGAAGTGTTTTATTAGTTCGGAAAACCGAAGTATGTGAAGTATGTGTGAAATTGCTGGGCAGGTCTaaactgtgcgtgtgtgtgcgtgtgtgcgtgcgtgtttgtgcgcgcgtgtgtgtgtgcgcatgtgtatgtgtccatgttttacagaggtgtgtgtatgtgtgtgcatgcctgatGAAGAaggaaagtgtgtgtatgcacgtgtgtgtgcgcaggcgtgtgtatgcacgtgtgtgtgtgcaggcgtgtgtgtgcaggcatgtgtgcgcgtgtatgtgtgtctgtgtgtgaatatacTCTAACAACAGTAATGATCTGTCTGAAAGTGTCTGAAACTCTTTTGGAGGAATGCGACACTATTCTTACACGAGAAGTTCCATCATCTCGTGTTTTGTTGAACACTGTTTCAACCATTATTCTGAGACCTTTATTAAACAGGAATTAATCAGAAAATGTACTAGTGTCTGGTATTTTTCAGTCTCTGTTGTTTCTCTCTAGTGAGTCCCAAATGTGCAAATCCATGTAATTAGGGAATTCTAAGTCTCTTGTTAcgaactgcagttttttttctcttttgaaagtGACTGTGCTGAGCTGCCTGTTggttttttctgtttgcctatctctctctctctttaggaAACGTACCTTATGAAGCATATGTCCAAGCACACAGTGGTAGAGCATCTGGTGAGCCATCATTCACCCCAGAGGACGGAATCCCCGACAATCCCCATACGAATCTCCCTCATTTAAAACCgtagacaccccccccccccccccccccccccccgtctcatCCCACTACCAACGAGACCACACCATTAGGTCCCACTCTTGTTCTACTTTTGCATCCCTTTGCAGGTTCCAAAAAATGTGCCAGACTGTGTTTGtacttcaaaaaaagaaaaggaaaaaatgttttgttgttttgtttttgttttttttgtcccatttcatttttgtgatcaAGAGGTTTGATTTGGGCCATCCAAAGATTATTTTAGAGCACTTTCAGGCCTTATTGTAGAACtggcccaaaaaaaaaacgtttttggTCTTTTAAGACCAAAAATATTAAAGCATTGCTTAAGGCAGCTAAGAGTTTTGACCATATGTATTACAGCATAGCATTTAAGGaccctgtttttctttccttaatTATCTCCAATTTctctatttttgtatgtttacaTAAGAAGCATTCTCTATAGTGCTGAGAACCATTTGCTATGATCAGTATAGGCTAGTGTAATGTGGGTTGGTGGCTCAAAAGCCATAAAAAAGTTTCACTATTAAATGTAAAGATTTTTTCCACTCATACTGTTAAGGTGAATTCAGTGTAGAGAAGCACTTGTCTACATTAATTCCATAGCAtagttttgattgtttgttGATTCTTTAGCTTTAAGACAGGAGTGATCAACATGTGGCCCTCATAGCTTTGGACACAGCCCTCTGAAGTGACTGTGAAGGGAAAAGACCACATCCATCATGTAGTGGATCAATGCAATGAGTAAAACATTAGTTTCAAtttgtgaaacagaaaatgctATTACAGTGTAGAAAAAACATGGTGGCATTCTTGAACGGTTGAAGTTATTCCTGTCATCGGAAAGCTCTGCAGTAAATGAAGAATCAGATATTCAATTTTTAGGTGGTTTTTCAGTGGGGGCCTTTGACAGTGTAAGTTCTTGCTTATAATCTGGGTCATGTTGGCCACCCCTGCTTTGGATGGTATTCTACACTACATGCCTATATAGAGTCTGGTTGTCAGTACCTGTCCATCCATTAGCCTTTTTTGCTGTCGGGTTCTCCTTTCTTGTCAAGTTCTGAGTCACCTCATGAAAtggtgtttcagtgttttcttgcTTTATGGACTTATGAAACGTATTCACTTTAATAcacatattaaatgtttaagcaaattttgttttaaagggtTAATTTGGAATAATTACCAAAAGAGACAAGGGCCTGAATAGACAAGACCTTGCATACTGTACACGTTTGAAAAATCCAGGACTTTTAGGTGACGTGTTTAGTCAACATCAGGTGTTTGAATTGTCATGGCTTTACAAGTCTTTCTTGTCCGGTGGAGACAATAATCATATCTATTATGGCAGTAGGGTGACACTAATTGTAGCTTATTTTTGACAAGATGAGTTGGAATGAAATTCAGTTATAactctttgatttttttaaaatactggcAGCTTTACATTTGAAAGATATCCGTCAGTATTTACATTCCATTCAGCTGGTTTAGTCGCAGCAGTTTGCTGCAAATACTATTCTTTGGGTAGTTCTTTCGAttgctgtgcagtgttttaGTGTTATGTTACAgatgtctctctcctcctctatcTGTAGCTGCTATGACATATCAGTCATAATTAGTGTTGTTCAATCAACTTCTGCTGTaagagcattttaaaatatgctgaaaatgcataaatattagAGGGCACAGACTTCTCCAAAGAGGCACACATAAATCAGTAAACTAGTACAGAAGAAATAATTTGTGGTATTAACTTTATATAACGATGTATAATATAATGTTGGCGCCATAAAGAAGTCTGCCAAAATGtaacaatgttttttatttatggcTGCTCTTCTATGCtacataaaaaagagaaatatgacTTGTTTGTGATTTGAAAAGAggatcattttgaaatgctgacTGAAGCTAACATGTTGCCTTGGCATTCATTGTGGTGCTCATACCGTGAAAAATTGCCCTCCGAGTTCATTAACCGCTCTTGTGCTATAAGATGGAACCTGTGCTGAGAGAGCGGAACAACCCGGAACTGAAACCAACAAATCTTAACAGTGCCATTGTACTGTACCACACTGTACTCAAGTATTAGATAAAAAAGTGCTGTACTGTGATGCACAgattctgtgtgcttttttgtccGGGCTTCAGCGAAACGTGCATTTTATGACACAAGAGACCTTAGTGAATGAGGTGTGTAGGGTTGGAACCTCAGCATGTTTACATGCTAATATATAGTATCACAGTATAATATAAGCTGTCTGGCTCATTTTCCTGGACTTCAAATCTTCATGCCAACCACAACAGATCCTGCCTCTCTaccttttccccctctctctaatggagtaaatgggaaaatgtacatttatgttATAAATATACTTTATGCCcttttatattttgaattttaagagtaaattcctgtttttttgtttgtttcccattaAATTCTGTatagatacagtatgtttatgtatacaataaaaacaaaataaaactcttGAAGTTCTTTTACTCATGtctaaatattaatatttgatttgatatttttatacacatttaagCCTTAACTGTTACCATTGTATGACCACATGTTATTTCCATATGTCCATATTGGTGTTGTTCTGTATCCAGTACTGTATGGATTTTCATTTCTTAGCATGAAATATCCTGTACATAATCtatatattaactgttaaccCATTTTCTATATTAAATGATTATATAGGTCTAgctattattaaaatatttttcctttgtcttgCATTGTGGTATCATAAAGCTTCACTGGCTGCTTACATGCAGCCCACAcctaaaagaaaatggaatttgtaaaaacaaataaaaaataataaaatgattttaaaaaaccGCTTCATATGGTTTTTCCTGTTTACCAAATGCAAGCAGATACTGGTGAATgtctttaatatttattttattctcaaGCATCTGTTAAGCATTTAAGACTACGTGTTTGAATGTCCTCTCGTGCGCATGTGGATGTTTATGTTTCTTAATTATTACAAGCATTaacatctatctatctaacaAGGAAGTTCAACACTTGGAGGAACTTCGCGACTCACTGACTGGAGGCTATGCAACCTGCATGCTTGAATTACCTGGTGACTCACGCTGAGCTTAGTCGTAGCTTCTCAGCCATCTAATGGTAGAAGCCGATTAATACtacattttcttctttggtGTTAAGATAAGCGCTGACCTGGTAACATAAGAAAGTATCAGTTGGCGAAATATTTGATATCTgtggtttgttgtttgttggCAACGATGGCATGAAAATGTGCTAATGAATGTCAGACTCAGCTCAGTGGGCTGGGACGCTACACCGGTGTCATAGCACTCATGTAACATGCGAGCTCCAGGAACTGACGTCCCTTTCGCACACGCGCCAGTCCAATATGAGATTCACCACCATGCACGAGATTTATAAATTAATCTCTGGTTATAAGTTAATCAGGGCGGCACAGATCCAGGAAAAGGGAGACTCATCATTTCCTGCGAAAAAGCTCGCAAGAATGTTGCTTGACCAGATGTGAGACGCGTTGAATGAAATTGGGCAACTGTTCATTGAAAGACAAACTTCAAAATCTATtggaaacaaacacatcacattGTTAAGGTTTACGCTATTACAGGGAGGGCGTGTTTTACGCGCGGGGTCGTTGGGGTCGTTCTCCGAACTCGGCTGCTTGAGAGCAGATCTGGGTGGTGACGCGGCAAGCGCATAGTGATGTGTCGTAGAGCCGGTAGGCTTCGGGGGATATATTACTTGAAAAGTTCTTTAATCTTGTCTATGTGGCGATGGAACAAAACCTTTTCCGAATATAGGTtcgtatttttttctgttagaacgtttttacatttttgttgtttcgAAGACACACCCTAAATCCTCATTATCAGCAagacacataaaaacagaaacttgCGGCAAACTTTCCCAAAGGTGAGTGTAAACGAATTGCCATGTTTCAAAACgtgtttttttaaggaaattACGCAGCTTTAAAAATGACTCATACCTTCATTTGTCgcttatttttacaatttgcTTTAAAAACGCAAAAGGCAGATCAAGGAAGGAGCCGTCTTAGTAGAGCATTGTTTAACCGCTTAATTTGTGTTTGCGAAAGAATATTTTCGTTTTACTGACAGAGCCTACAACCTGCCCTTACTACGCAATGTTGCAAAGAAATTACTCCCTAGTGTCAAAATGTTTATGTTCGTATATAACCCACCTAATTTAATGCTCGAGAGTTTACAACCATGTAcgcatttttttccctttcagtccCAACGGTTAATAGTTTTGTGGGATTAAACGGTCAATTCTATCTGGAATCCTGGAAACGCGCAAAGTAGTAGTAACGTGAAGACGCACAAGCTGTTGCCCACGTCCGAATGTGCAGGAGAGCCCACTGTGGTGTTGATTTGCTATTTTCTGTCGATTCTGCAGGTACGGAAGCATTCGAGTAGCTATTACAATATGCGTTTTTTGACAGACATACAGTGTAATGTATATCTGTTTTATCCTCTTAGCCTTGAATAAACCATCGTGGGCACGCCGTCGGAAAATTACAGCGTTATCTCCAAAATGAGGTTAGTGCTGCGTGATTTTCCAATGTGCGTCTGCTCCTGCTGAACTGATAGTGTACGGGGCGGTCAGTATGTCTTCGTTTTTGTATCAGCCGAGCTCAGTTTAACCAAGCgttaatgaaatattgatattgatttcacatttattgatatttaaagGCATTTATATTTGTTGGCGTGTTTCTTTAATAAGATAAACTAATGGTTCTCTTGAATAACTGATAATTTGTGCCCCTTTAACAAATGAATAGGCTATTAAGAGGCTACagaatatatataatgtaaagtgAACCATTCATGTCAAAGATCTATTTGTTCttgtcacagacacaaaccactgttttctgtgtagTGTAGCTTCTGTGTTGGCATCACTAcaaagcatttaaacattttttatggtCCCTAAAACTCCGGTATGTTTTTACTAGCTCCATGTGTGCACAAAGGTACTTTCAATATGGAGAATCTGACCTGTCACTTGATTTCagtttgactgaaaatgaacatgttaAAGCCCACCACATTGAAGCCCTGTGAGCTGTCCGCATTTGCTGGGTGTGGCAAAGTTCTTGCCTGCAAAATTTTTGCCGTATTATTTACTCCACACTTAGATTTTCATAGCGATCTTAAGCAGGCTCTGAAATAAGGAATCCGGGAGAGACAAGACTCCATATGTGTGTAGTTGAAATGTTCTCATTTACCTTGTATATGTGAGCAAAGCCAGGCCAAATCAGacatgaagacatttttaacCGTTAGATAGCAGTTTACTTTTCTTGTCAGAGTTCCCAGTGTAGCCATGTCCAACAGGAAAATTTTAACAAAGGAGCACACATCCCAGTAAAGAAGTTAGTTTGCTTCTGCCTTGTAAGACTTACAGCTGAAGCTCTCTATAGCAATCTCGCAGAAATGCATAGGAACCTGGGAAAAAACTGGGTGGGCAGCTAtctgctttttgtttcattgagaGTGCCCTACAGGAAACCCAAACTCCCCCCCTCAATAAAGGTATTCTCATCCTTTGATGTTCCCCATTTGGTTGTAATTCAAGTGCGGCAAGGTAATTTGGCCTAAAGGAATTGGCATCATTGCATTTGCTTTGCACCCCATAATTTTTACATCATAATTATGCGTTATTGTCTTTGAAATGGGTTCAAATTACACTACCATATAGAAATACCTAAGCATGCCCTTATGTCTGAAACAAGAGGATTACTTTGACAGGTGATGAAGCTTGGAAAAATTGCATCAAATTTCATGTTGTGGCTTCTTGTTTCATCTTTTGTGAGGGGtcacaaattacacacattacaggTTTATAGTTCAGATTTCCTGGAACTGCCTTGCATTGAGGGTTGGCATGCTTTTTGTTGGTCCTTTGCACTGATACCAAGAGCTTGGTTTTTGGAGCGtgagcaattaaaaaaaaatctaataacaaaaaaagaaaactctaAACTGTAACCCTTTTTATGTGGCATTCATTATGTCTGAGAGGCGTGAAATATCGTTTCTCACCTGAAATTCTTGTAGCCTAAGCGGGCCTCATTTGTGAAGATAGATGATACTACTAtaagaagaagatgaagaagttTGTTACAACCAAGCATTCCACACTGCttcaacatttaaatgtttattattttcaggtCTCATTCTACAAGTATTCATTCAAATACTACATTAATTGTGACTTctgtgttgttcattttaatcatgcCATATTTAATGATAACCTCAATAACtttgtgatttccttttttcagattGTGTCTCAGAGCAAGATGGCTGTTCATTCTGTTTGTGCTCCTGTTAATTGTAATAGGTTACATCAGCAAGTTATATGTAAGGTAAGCATCATGTTATGTATGTCAGTTCTGAGCcgctttgtgtattttttttctgtgttgtcttGCTTATTGTTGTATCTGCAGTATTGTGAACATTACTGTtactccttttctttttcttctggtGAGCTGTACA
This portion of the Megalops cyprinoides isolate fMegCyp1 chromosome 7, fMegCyp1.pri, whole genome shotgun sequence genome encodes:
- the znf362b gene encoding zinc finger protein 362b isoform X1, which gives rise to MAEPRFNNPYFWPPPPSMPGQLDNLVLINKIKEQLMAEKIRPPHLPPTTVHSQQSLLVTPSPSEGGQHVMSIPKLQQVSGLHSHSPSQPDVALHARPASSSVAGHILGDVNTNLDDKTGVKTKGLWEDWRLRQIIDHPSRANHLSGLALSSRTGNHNTSEAITPTTPTSSSQNRLGGAPSPNVISGLASGPGMDPIKSGGLAGLLGPPPKMERGRKKIKAENPSGPLLVVPYPILASGTDQSTVTIAAKEGKTYRCKVCPLTFFTKSEMQIHSKSHTEAKPHKCPHCSKSFANASYLAQHLRIHLGVKPYHCSYCEKSFRQLSHLQQHTRIHTGDRPYKCAHPGCEKAFTQLSNLQSHQRQHNKDKPYKCSNCYRAYADSASLQIHLSAHAIKNAKAYCCSMCGRAYTSETYLMKHMSKHTVVEHLVSHHSPQRTESPTIPIRISLI
- the znf362b gene encoding zinc finger protein 362b isoform X2; this translates as MAEKIRPPHLPPTTVHSQQSLLVTPSPSEGGQHVMSIPKLQQVSGLHSHSPSQPDVALHARPASSSVAGHILGDVNTNLDDKTGVKTKGLWEDWRLRQIIDHPSRANHLSGLALSSRTGNHNTSEAITPTTPTSSSQNRLGGAPSPNVISGLASGPGMDPIKSGGLAGLLGPPPKMERGRKKIKAENPSGPLLVVPYPILASGTDQSTVTIAAKEGKTYRCKVCPLTFFTKSEMQIHSKSHTEAKPHKCPHCSKSFANASYLAQHLRIHLGVKPYHCSYCEKSFRQLSHLQQHTRIHTGDRPYKCAHPGCEKAFTQLSNLQSHQRQHNKDKPYKCSNCYRAYADSASLQIHLSAHAIKNAKAYCCSMCGRAYTSETYLMKHMSKHTVVEHLVSHHSPQRTESPTIPIRISLI